The following coding sequences are from one Streptococcus sp. NPS 308 window:
- a CDS encoding zinc-ribbon domain-containing transport protein, translating into MKKFYALLMTCLLLVFLSVPQIVDAGVGHSRSGSSSRSSSRSSSRSSGGGSRSGGSSYHYYRSGYGSSSSSSTSSPYLGFMFILVGGIILVVIVESLKNKANNSSTSHSNTNYQPIHRRIEHNTLAISRVKYGEPNFDADAFISWVKEVYLKLQVAWTEKNWNSVRALESTSLYSQHSTQLEDHIRAKTTNVLEKVCIENVRIKEFIENPDGNDTLVVILSSTLRDYVIDDETRRVLEGDPKKDLFTVYQLNFIRQHGSQTQAVNPDQVVSDHCPNCGAPLKISAVSECDYCGANLSRSPNQWVLDTYDVVDEDELYN; encoded by the coding sequence ATGAAAAAGTTTTATGCTCTTTTAATGACCTGTTTATTACTTGTTTTTCTATCCGTGCCTCAAATCGTTGATGCAGGTGTCGGACATTCCAGAAGTGGTAGCAGCAGTCGCAGTAGCTCCAGAAGTAGTAGCCGCTCAAGTGGAGGAGGAAGTCGTTCTGGCGGCTCATCCTACCACTACTACCGCTCTGGATACGGGTCATCCTCTAGTAGTTCTACTAGCTCTCCCTATCTAGGATTTATGTTCATATTAGTCGGAGGAATCATACTAGTTGTTATCGTTGAATCCTTAAAAAATAAAGCAAATAATTCAAGCACAAGCCACAGTAATACCAACTATCAACCAATCCACCGACGAATTGAACATAACACTTTGGCCATTAGTCGTGTAAAATATGGGGAACCAAACTTTGACGCTGATGCCTTCATTTCTTGGGTTAAGGAAGTCTACCTTAAATTACAGGTCGCCTGGACTGAGAAAAATTGGAACTCTGTCCGAGCTTTAGAAAGTACTAGTCTCTATTCACAGCACAGCACGCAATTAGAAGATCACATCCGAGCTAAGACAACCAATGTTTTAGAGAAAGTTTGTATCGAAAATGTTCGCATCAAGGAGTTCATTGAAAATCCTGACGGAAACGATACCTTAGTCGTAATCCTATCGTCTACCTTGCGGGACTATGTCATTGACGATGAGACTCGCCGTGTCCTTGAAGGAGATCCTAAAAAAGATCTCTTCACCGTGTATCAATTGAACTTTATCCGTCAACACGGTAGCCAAACGCAAGCAGTCAATCCAGACCAAGTTGTGAGTGACCACTGTCCAAACTGTGGCGCCCCATTGAAAATCTCTGCAGTTAGCGAGTGCGACTACTGTGGTGCCAATCTCTCTCGCAGTCCAAACCAATGGGTACTGGATACCTATGATGTTGTGGATGAAGACGAGCTTTATAATTAG
- a CDS encoding SPFH domain-containing protein, which produces MGFIRAALSAGLNSFNDSKFKEVIVLPDNVSGDALAIKGQLLTKDPDGRSRHSNQNTGLLSDGSVVIVPQGYSAVLVNNGTFLGEVLEAGSHEWQAGDNAWLLEKGGLKGTWENFKNRFSFGGQVITQQEIIFIRMQPMAGNKFGTQNAVEYFSERYQQLLNIRFYGLFDVKIADPVLFYVSSVSRQITDGQPFTLQDVAQGTLRQNIAPKIAIAIAKYTNENKVDIYSLNANQDTFNELAKQEVNKVWTGLYGIEATNILLEDLSYDQESLDIVRKLDSELVAMKYNTIEIEERRARNEALIAAAANEGNGNGMNMFMGMNLGQTLGGQLSQQAQNQAPAQNTGQATSKNFYIEVDGKYVLVTKDEDGNIVPVN; this is translated from the coding sequence ATGGGATTTATACGTGCAGCCTTATCAGCAGGCTTAAATAGTTTTAATGATAGTAAATTCAAGGAAGTCATTGTCCTTCCAGACAATGTCTCTGGCGATGCCTTGGCCATCAAGGGACAACTACTCACAAAAGACCCAGATGGACGTTCTCGTCACAGCAATCAAAACACAGGCCTCTTGTCAGATGGCAGTGTAGTTATCGTTCCTCAAGGCTATAGCGCTGTTTTGGTAAACAACGGTACCTTCCTTGGTGAAGTTCTCGAAGCTGGTAGCCACGAATGGCAAGCTGGTGATAACGCCTGGCTCCTTGAAAAAGGTGGTTTAAAAGGCACTTGGGAAAACTTTAAAAACCGTTTCTCTTTTGGTGGACAAGTCATCACCCAACAGGAAATTATCTTTATCCGCATGCAACCCATGGCGGGCAATAAGTTCGGCACACAAAATGCGGTCGAATACTTCAGCGAACGTTACCAACAACTGCTCAACATCCGTTTCTATGGCTTGTTTGATGTAAAAATCGCTGATCCAGTCCTCTTCTATGTGAGCTCTGTTAGCCGTCAAATTACTGACGGACAGCCATTCACTCTCCAGGATGTAGCTCAAGGAACGCTCCGTCAAAATATTGCACCGAAAATTGCGATTGCCATTGCCAAATACACCAACGAAAACAAGGTTGATATCTATAGCCTCAATGCCAACCAAGATACCTTTAACGAACTCGCTAAACAAGAAGTCAACAAGGTTTGGACAGGTCTCTACGGGATTGAAGCAACTAATATCTTGCTTGAAGACCTCAGCTACGACCAAGAAAGTCTTGATATCGTTCGCAAGCTCGACAGTGAGCTCGTGGCAATGAAGTACAACACGATTGAGATTGAAGAACGCCGCGCTCGTAACGAAGCGCTTATTGCTGCAGCTGCCAACGAAGGGAATGGCAATGGGATGAACATGTTTATGGGAATGAATCTTGGCCAAACTCTCGGTGGTCAACTAAGCCAACAAGCCCAAAATCAAGCGCCTGCTCAAAATACTGGGCAAGCTACTAGCAAGAATTTTTATATCGAAGTTGATGGGAAATACGTTCTCGTCACCAAAGACGAAGATGGAAATATCGTACCAGTCAACTAA
- the efp gene encoding elongation factor P — protein MIEASKLKAGMTFETADGKLIRVLEASHHKPGKGNTIMRMKLRDVRTGSTFDTSYRPEEKFEQAIIETVPAQYLYKMDDTAYFMNTETYDQYEIPVVNVENELLYILENSDVKIQFYGTEVIGVTVPTTVELTVAETQPSIKGATVTGSGKPATMETGLVVNVPDFIEAGQKLVINTAEGTYVSRA, from the coding sequence ATGATTGAAGCAAGTAAATTAAAGGCTGGTATGACCTTTGAAACAGCTGACGGAAAATTGATCCGCGTTTTGGAAGCTAGCCACCACAAACCAGGTAAAGGAAACACCATCATGCGTATGAAATTGCGTGATGTCCGTACTGGTTCTACATTTGACACAAGCTACCGTCCAGAGGAAAAATTTGAACAAGCCATCATCGAGACTGTTCCAGCTCAATACTTGTACAAAATGGATGACACAGCCTACTTCATGAACACAGAAACTTACGACCAATACGAAATCCCTGTAGTCAACGTTGAAAACGAATTGCTTTACATCCTTGAAAACTCAGATGTGAAGATTCAATTCTACGGAACTGAAGTAATCGGTGTTACCGTTCCTACTACTGTTGAATTGACAGTTGCAGAAACTCAACCATCTATCAAAGGTGCTACTGTTACAGGTTCTGGTAAACCAGCAACGATGGAAACTGGACTTGTCGTAAACGTTCCAGACTTCATCGAAGCAGGACAAAAACTCGTTATCAACACTGCAGAAGGAACTTACGTTTCTCGTGCCTAA
- a CDS encoding Asp23/Gls24 family envelope stress response protein, which translates to MGIEEQLGEIVIAPRVLEKIIAIATAKVEGVHSFSNKSVSDTLSKLSLGRGVYLKNVNEELTTDIYLYLEYGVKVPKVAVAIQKAVKDAVRNMADVELTAINIHVAGIVPDKTPKPELKDLFDEDFLND; encoded by the coding sequence ATGGGAATTGAAGAACAACTTGGCGAAATCGTTATCGCCCCACGTGTACTTGAAAAAATCATTGCTATTGCTACTGCAAAAGTAGAGGGTGTACACTCTTTTTCAAACAAATCAGTATCTGACACCCTTTCAAAACTTTCTCTCGGCCGCGGCGTTTATCTTAAAAACGTGAACGAAGAACTCACAACTGATATCTATCTCTACCTTGAGTACGGAGTAAAAGTTCCTAAGGTAGCTGTTGCTATCCAAAAAGCTGTCAAAGATGCTGTCCGCAACATGGCTGATGTAGAACTAACTGCTATCAATATCCACGTTGCAGGTATCGTTCCAGATAAAACACCAAAACCTGAATTGAAAGATCTATTTGACGAGGACTTCCTCAATGACTAG
- the nusB gene encoding transcription antitermination factor NusB — MTSPLLESRRQLRKCAFQALMSLEFGTDVETACRFAYTHDREDTDVQLPAFLTELVSGVQAKKEELDKQITQHLKSGWTIERLTLVERNLLRLGVFEITSFDTPQLVAVNEAIELAKSFADQKSARFINGLLSQFVTEKN; from the coding sequence ATGACTAGTCCACTATTAGAATCTAGACGCCAACTCCGTAAATGTGCTTTTCAAGCTCTCATGAGTCTTGAGTTCGGTACGGATGTCGAAACTGCTTGTCGTTTCGCCTATACTCATGATCGTGAAGATACTGATGTGCAACTTCCAGCCTTTTTGACAGAGCTAGTTTCTGGTGTTCAAGCTAAAAAGGAAGAACTAGACAAGCAAATCACACAGCATTTAAAATCAGGTTGGACCATCGAGCGTTTAACACTCGTGGAGAGAAACCTTCTTCGCTTGGGAGTCTTTGAAATCACTTCATTTGACACCCCTCAGTTGGTTGCTGTTAATGAAGCTATAGAGCTTGCTAAGAGTTTTGCAGATCAAAAATCTGCCCGTTTTATCAACGGACTCCTTAGCCAATTTGTAACAGAAAAAAATTAA
- a CDS encoding CPBP family intramembrane glutamic endopeptidase, translating to MKKLGHLGIYTLLVFLSIYLLDYSSLYLAKLFVWGMDGYSIIVAVEQLALLVLVIYWLKRKKMLYIFEKKGSKKSRFFYLLVSLVAAYFVRQLLSAFYLQFSHFINNHYIFEDLLSVLSFSEQSTILTTCFSFISVVILGPILEEIVHRGYFMNTFFPKSKYYLDVILSALIFGLSHLVLSHRDPISLMIYCFFGLFFALVYRWTKNLKITILCHIFINFLIHADFIWLLLSNLIYDRFFR from the coding sequence ATGAAAAAACTAGGCCATTTGGGAATCTATACATTACTGGTATTTCTATCAATTTATCTACTAGACTACAGTAGTCTCTATCTGGCTAAGCTATTTGTCTGGGGTATGGATGGCTATTCTATTATTGTAGCAGTAGAGCAATTAGCTCTTTTAGTACTAGTTATCTATTGGCTTAAAAGGAAAAAAATGCTCTATATTTTTGAGAAAAAGGGCTCGAAGAAATCCAGATTCTTTTACCTTCTAGTTAGTCTAGTGGCTGCTTATTTTGTCCGTCAGTTGTTAAGTGCTTTTTACTTACAATTTAGTCACTTCATTAATAATCACTATATCTTTGAAGACCTTCTTTCGGTCCTATCCTTCAGTGAGCAATCTACTATTTTAACGACTTGCTTCTCTTTTATCTCAGTTGTCATTTTGGGGCCTATATTGGAGGAGATTGTTCATAGAGGCTATTTTATGAATACCTTTTTCCCTAAGTCCAAATACTACTTGGATGTCATCTTATCAGCTCTTATATTTGGGCTCAGTCATTTGGTATTGTCCCATCGCGACCCCATCAGTTTGATGATTTATTGTTTTTTCGGTCTTTTCTTTGCTTTAGTCTACCGTTGGACAAAGAATCTAAAAATCACAATCCTGTGCCATATTTTTATTAACTTTCTCATTCATGCAGATTTCATCTGGTTGTTGCTTTCTAATTTAATCTATGATCGTTTTTTTAGATAG
- a CDS encoding CPBP family intramembrane glutamic endopeptidase, which translates to MKKLGHLGVFILLVFLSVYLPELGIMHLTKFLGWGIDGYSIFLTVEVIALLLLFIYWLKKKEMLYIFEKKGSKKSRFFYLVVGLVATYFDRQLVDAFQLQFHHLIDNKYIFQDLLSTLYSNGQPTFLSTVLSFNLTVVVGPILEELIHRGYFMNTFFPQSKYYLDVILSALIFGLSHLILTHRDPISLIIYSLGGLFYALVYRWTKNLKITILCHSFFNFLIYAKPIWIFVYNYIYYHFFR; encoded by the coding sequence ATGAAAAAACTAGGGCATTTGGGAGTCTTTATCTTACTGGTATTTTTATCGGTTTATCTACCAGAGTTAGGGATTATGCATCTAACTAAGTTTTTAGGATGGGGGATAGATGGCTATTCTATCTTTTTAACAGTTGAAGTAATAGCTCTTTTGCTATTATTTATCTACTGGCTCAAAAAGAAAGAGATGCTCTATATTTTTGAGAAAAAGGGTTCAAAGAAGTCAAGATTCTTTTACCTTGTAGTTGGTCTAGTGGCTACTTATTTTGATCGTCAATTGGTGGATGCTTTTCAGTTACAGTTTCATCACCTAATTGATAACAAGTATATCTTTCAGGACCTTCTTTCGACTCTATACTCCAATGGTCAACCAACTTTTCTATCAACTGTTCTCAGTTTTAATTTAACAGTAGTCGTCGGACCTATATTAGAGGAACTGATTCATAGAGGGTACTTTATGAATACCTTTTTCCCCCAGTCCAAGTACTATCTGGATGTTATCCTATCTGCTCTTATCTTTGGACTTAGTCATTTGATCCTAACTCACCGAGATCCTATCAGTTTGATTATTTATAGTTTAGGCGGTCTCTTCTATGCCCTTGTCTACCGTTGGACAAAGAATCTAAAAATCACCATTCTGTGTCATAGTTTTTTCAACTTTCTCATTTATGCAAAACCCATCTGGATTTTTGTTTACAATTATATCTATTATCATTTTTTTAGATAG
- a CDS encoding acetyl-CoA carboxylase carboxyl transferase subunit alpha, which produces MNIAKIVREAREQSRLTALDFANGIFDEFIELHGDRSFRDDGAVIGGIGWLGDQAVTVVGIQKGKSLHDNLKRNFGQPHPEGYRKALRLMKQAEKFGRPVVTFINTAGAYPGVGAEERGQGEAIARNLMEMSDLKVPIIAIIIGEGGSGGALALAVADRVWMLENSIYAVLSPEGFASILWKDGSRAMEAAELMKITSHELLEMGIVDKVISEAGLSSKELQARVKNELRAELDRLQGLALEQLLEERYQRFRKY; this is translated from the coding sequence ATGAATATTGCAAAAATAGTCAGAGAGGCACGCGAGCAGAGTCGCTTGACCGCACTTGATTTTGCCAATGGAATCTTTGATGAGTTTATCGAATTGCATGGAGACCGCTCTTTTCGTGATGATGGTGCGGTCATCGGTGGGATTGGCTGGTTAGGTGACCAAGCAGTCACAGTTGTTGGTATCCAAAAGGGAAAAAGTCTTCATGACAACCTCAAACGGAACTTTGGGCAACCCCATCCAGAAGGCTATCGCAAGGCTCTTCGCTTGATGAAACAGGCAGAAAAATTTGGTCGTCCAGTTGTAACCTTCATCAACACTGCTGGAGCTTACCCAGGTGTTGGAGCTGAGGAACGTGGACAAGGGGAAGCAATCGCTCGAAACCTGATGGAAATGAGCGACCTCAAGGTTCCAATCATCGCGATTATTATCGGTGAAGGAGGGTCTGGAGGTGCATTAGCACTAGCCGTTGCTGACCGTGTCTGGATGCTGGAAAATTCGATCTATGCCGTACTCAGCCCAGAAGGTTTTGCCTCTATCCTTTGGAAGGATGGAAGCCGTGCCATGGAGGCAGCAGAGTTGATGAAAATCACTTCACACGAACTCCTAGAAATGGGTATCGTTGACAAGGTAATCTCAGAAGCAGGGCTTTCCAGTAAGGAACTGCAAGCTCGTGTTAAAAATGAATTGCGTGCAGAACTTGACCGCTTGCAAGGCTTAGCCTTGGAACAGCTCCTCGAAGAACGTTACCAACGGTTTAGAAAATACTAA
- the accD gene encoding acetyl-CoA carboxylase, carboxyltransferase subunit beta yields the protein MALFSKKDKYIRINPNRSVRQAPQAKPEVPDELFSKCPGCKHTIYQKDLGSERICPHCSYTFRISAQERLALTVDSDSFVEMFTGIETQDPLNFPGYQKKLASMREKTGLDEAVLTGTASIKGQKVALGIMDSNFIMASMGTVVGEKITRLFEYATVEKLPVVLFTASGGARMQEGIMSLMQMAKISAAVQRHSKAGLFYLTILTDPTTGGVTASFAMEGDIILAEPQSLVGFAGRRVIENTVRETLPDDFQKAEFLLEHGFVDAIVKRRELPDTIAKLVRLHGGSRG from the coding sequence ATGGCTCTATTTAGTAAAAAGGATAAGTATATTCGGATCAATCCTAATCGATCCGTAAGGCAGGCACCACAAGCCAAGCCGGAGGTGCCTGATGAACTCTTCTCCAAGTGTCCTGGATGTAAGCACACCATTTATCAAAAGGACCTTGGGAGTGAGCGCATTTGTCCCCATTGTAGCTATACTTTCCGTATTTCAGCCCAAGAGCGCTTGGCTCTAACAGTTGATTCTGATAGCTTTGTGGAGATGTTTACAGGAATTGAAACTCAAGATCCCTTGAACTTTCCTGGTTACCAGAAAAAACTGGCTAGCATGCGTGAAAAAACAGGACTGGATGAAGCTGTCCTGACTGGTACAGCTAGCATCAAGGGACAAAAAGTTGCCCTTGGGATCATGGATTCAAACTTTATCATGGCGTCGATGGGAACCGTTGTGGGTGAAAAAATCACGCGCTTGTTTGAATATGCGACAGTTGAAAAGTTGCCAGTTGTACTTTTTACGGCTTCTGGCGGTGCACGTATGCAAGAAGGGATTATGAGCTTGATGCAGATGGCTAAGATTTCTGCGGCAGTTCAACGCCATTCCAAGGCAGGACTTTTTTACCTGACTATTTTGACGGATCCGACAACAGGCGGAGTGACAGCTTCTTTTGCTATGGAAGGTGACATTATCCTAGCAGAGCCCCAGAGTTTGGTTGGTTTTGCAGGGCGTCGTGTTATCGAAAATACAGTTCGTGAGACCTTGCCGGATGATTTCCAAAAGGCAGAATTTTTGCTTGAACATGGATTTGTGGATGCAATTGTCAAACGGAGAGAATTGCCAGATACAATTGCTAAATTAGTGAGATTGCATGGAGGAAGTCGCGGATGA